One genomic segment of bacterium includes these proteins:
- a CDS encoding phosphoribosylamine--glycine ligase (catalyzes the formation of N(1)-(5-phospho-D-ribosyl)glycinamide from 5-phospho-D-ribosylamine and glycine in purine biosynthesis) yields MRVVVIGAGGREHALAWRLASSPAVETLSVWPGNGGTALAGWTLESPALAGAADVAAQAAALAAIAPDLVVIGPEAPLVAGLADALRARGLAVFGPGADGARLEGSKLFAKAFCERHGLPTARAWAVATPAELSAALAEAGERVVLKADGLAAGKGVLLLDSRAEAEAAGP; encoded by the coding sequence ATGCGCGTCGTCGTCATCGGCGCCGGCGGCAGGGAGCACGCGCTGGCCTGGCGGCTGGCGAGCTCGCCCGCCGTCGAGACACTGTCGGTCTGGCCGGGCAACGGCGGCACCGCGTTGGCCGGCTGGACGCTGGAGAGCCCGGCCCTGGCCGGCGCGGCGGACGTCGCCGCCCAGGCCGCGGCGCTCGCCGCCATCGCGCCCGATCTCGTCGTCATCGGGCCCGAGGCCCCCCTGGTCGCCGGCCTGGCCGACGCCCTCCGCGCCCGCGGCCTGGCCGTCTTCGGCCCGGGGGCCGACGGCGCCCGGCTCGAGGGCTCCAAGCTCTTCGCGAAGGCCTTCTGCGAACGCCACGGCCTGCCGACCGCGCGGGCCTGGGCCGTCGCCACGCCCGCCGAGCTGAGCGCGGCGCTGGCGGAGGCCGGCGAGCGGGTCGTCCTCAAGGCGGACGGTCTGGCGGCAGGCAAGGGCGTGCTGCTCCTCGATTCGCGCGCGGAGGCCGAGGCGGCCGGCCC
- a CDS encoding ABC transporter permease produces MSILLGLLLGTLRTATPLLFAGLGGMFSERAGVVNIALEGILLVGAFSAAAAAIATGSLAAALLAAMLGGLLLAALHALVTLRFGVDQIVSGVALNMLAMGATEFLMWLLYGSGANSPRIALAAPGGERGLGQLLVELPPLTWLALAAVPACGWLLFATRFGLRLRAAGEHPEAVASLGLSVLRLRLAAVLLSGALPGLGGAFLSLGAGYFVKNMSAGRGYIALAALIFGRWRPGGLLAACLLFGFAESLQGQLQLPWLPLRFVQMLPYLLTMVALAGAIGRSRPPAALGRPFRRD; encoded by the coding sequence ATGAGCATCCTCCTCGGCCTCCTGCTCGGCACGCTGCGCACGGCGACGCCGCTCCTCTTCGCCGGCCTGGGCGGGATGTTCTCCGAGCGCGCGGGCGTCGTGAACATCGCCCTCGAGGGCATCCTGCTCGTCGGCGCCTTCAGCGCGGCGGCCGCGGCCATCGCCACCGGCTCGCTGGCGGCGGCCCTGCTCGCGGCGATGCTCGGTGGCCTCCTGCTCGCCGCGCTGCACGCGCTCGTCACTCTGCGCTTCGGTGTCGACCAGATCGTCAGCGGTGTCGCGCTCAACATGCTCGCGATGGGCGCCACCGAGTTCCTCATGTGGCTGCTCTACGGCAGCGGCGCCAACTCCCCGCGCATCGCGCTCGCGGCTCCGGGCGGCGAGCGCGGGCTGGGACAGCTCCTCGTCGAGCTGCCGCCCCTGACCTGGCTGGCGCTGGCCGCCGTGCCGGCCTGCGGCTGGCTGCTCTTCGCCACGCGCTTCGGCCTGCGCCTGCGGGCGGCGGGGGAGCACCCGGAAGCGGTGGCCTCGCTGGGGCTCTCGGTCCTGCGCCTGCGCCTGGCCGCGGTGCTGCTCAGCGGCGCGCTGCCCGGCCTCGGCGGCGCCTTCCTCAGCCTCGGCGCCGGCTACTTCGTCAAGAACATGAGCGCGGGCCGGGGCTACATCGCCCTCGCCGCTCTCATCTTCGGGCGCTGGCGGCCGGGCGGCCTCTTGGCAGCCTGCCTGCTGTTCGGCTTCGCCGAGTCCCTGCAGGGTCAGCTCCAGCTGCCCTGGCTGCCGCTGCGCTTCGTGCAGATGCTGCCCTACCTGCTGACGATGGTCGCCCTCGCCGGGGCGATCGGGCGCAGCCGGCCGCCGGCCGCCCTCGGCCGGCCCTTCCGGCGCGACTGA
- a CDS encoding ABC transporter permease, with protein MRRERTVTRVALARALAALGGSLWPPLAALAFALAVSAGIVAAIGESPAAVLPLLFRQGLGSLDGFARVLFDATPLVLTGLSVAWAFRGGLFNIGAEGQLYVGAFCAAGLALALPGLPRWLALPAAVLAAALGGALWGAIPGWLRARFGVHEVINTIMLNFIAVGLTGYLVQRYLKEPGQMIPHTPRIAASYHLHPFAESAAGRALGLSPANPLGPSLLIALAAALAVWALLRWSVAGYRLRAVGQGPEAARQAGIPVGRVTWQAMAMSGALAGLVGVHDVLLYRHRFLDNFSSGLGFLGIAVALMGRNHPLGILLAALLFGFFSTGALEIDIFTEVPRELVVVLQALIILAVVSIGELAARARRRRRRAS; from the coding sequence GTGCGAAGGGAGCGGACGGTGACTAGGGTCGCCCTCGCGCGCGCCCTCGCGGCGCTCGGCGGCTCGCTGTGGCCGCCGCTGGCCGCCCTCGCGTTCGCCCTCGCCGTGAGCGCCGGCATCGTCGCCGCCATCGGCGAGTCGCCGGCGGCCGTGCTGCCCCTGCTCTTCCGGCAGGGCCTGGGTTCCCTCGACGGCTTCGCCCGCGTCCTCTTCGACGCCACGCCGCTCGTCCTCACCGGGCTCAGCGTGGCCTGGGCCTTCCGCGGCGGGCTCTTCAACATCGGCGCCGAGGGCCAGCTCTACGTCGGCGCCTTCTGCGCCGCCGGCCTCGCCCTCGCCCTGCCCGGCCTGCCGCGCTGGCTGGCGCTGCCGGCGGCCGTCCTCGCCGCGGCCCTCGGCGGCGCGCTCTGGGGCGCCATTCCCGGCTGGCTGCGCGCCCGCTTCGGCGTCCACGAGGTGATCAACACGATCATGCTCAACTTCATCGCCGTCGGGCTGACGGGCTACCTCGTCCAGCGGTACCTGAAGGAGCCCGGCCAGATGATCCCGCACACGCCGCGCATCGCGGCCAGCTATCACCTGCACCCCTTCGCCGAGAGCGCGGCGGGGCGGGCGCTCGGTCTCTCGCCCGCCAACCCGCTCGGCCCCTCGCTGCTCATCGCGCTGGCCGCGGCGCTCGCCGTCTGGGCACTCCTGCGCTGGAGCGTGGCGGGCTACCGGCTGCGCGCCGTGGGCCAGGGGCCGGAGGCGGCGCGGCAGGCCGGCATTCCGGTCGGGCGCGTCACCTGGCAGGCGATGGCGATGAGCGGCGCCCTCGCCGGCCTCGTCGGCGTGCACGACGTTCTGCTCTACCGGCATCGCTTCCTGGACAACTTCTCCTCGGGCCTGGGCTTCCTGGGCATCGCCGTCGCGCTGATGGGCCGCAATCACCCGCTGGGCATCCTGCTCGCCGCGCTGCTCTTCGGCTTCTTCAGCACGGGCGCCCTGGAGATCGACATCTTCACGGAGGTGCCGCGCGAGCTGGTGGTGGTCCTGCAGGCCCTGATCATCCTCGCCGTGGTGAGCATCGGCGAGCTGGCGGCGCGGGCGCGGCGGCGACGGCGGAGGGCGTCATGA